A region of the Thermodesulfobacteriota bacterium genome:
CGCGCGTGGCGGTGTACCGGGTGACCCCGCTGACCTATTTCCTGGGGCGGCTCCTGGTGCAGGCCCCCTTCATCGCCCTGCCGAACCTGGTGGCCGGGCGGGAGGTCGTCCCCGAGCTCATCCAGACCGGCCCGGAGCCCGTGGCCCGGGCAGCGGCGGCGCTGCTGCCGGAGGGCCCTCCCCGGGCCGCCATGCTCGAGAGCCTCGCCGCCGTGCGCCGTGCCCTGGGCCCGGCAGGGGCCTCGGACCGGGCGGCCCAGGCCGTGCTGGAGCACCTGGACCACGGAAGCCCTTAGCGCGCCCCGCCCCCCCCGTCGAAATCGAAGTCGATATCGAAATCGATATCGGGGGTTCGGGGGCTCGATTGCGATTTCGATCTCGATTTGGATCTTTGGGGTCGCATCCATGACGTTCGCTGACCGCTGAAAGCTCGAGGCTTCCCTTGCAACTCCTCCGGCGCCTGGGCGCCTACTTCCTGCCGTACTGGAAGCACATCGCCGCGTCCCTCCTGTGCATGGCGGTGGTCGGGGCGACGGCGGGGGTGACGGCGTGGCTCGTCAAGCCGGTGCTCGACGACATCTTCATCCGCCACGACGCCTGGAAGCTCAAGATCCTGCCCGTGGGGCTCCTGGCCCTGTACCTGGTCAAGGGGGGTTGCCGCTACCTCCAGTCCTACCTCATGCGGTGGGTCGGCGAGAACGTGGTGCTGCGCATGCGCCGGGACCTCCTGGGGAGCCTCCAGCGCCGCGAGCTCGCGTTCTACGACCGAAACCCCACGGGCGCCCTGATCGCCCGGGTCACCAACGACGTGGGGCTCATGCAGCGGGCCATCCCCGACCTCATCCAGATGCTGCGCCAGGGGTTCACCGTGGTGGGGCTCCTGGTGGTGCTCTTCCTGCGGGATTGGAAGCTCGCCCTGGTGGGGGTGGCGGTCTTCCCCCTGGCCGCCTACCCCGTGCGCCGCATCAGCACCCTCATGCGCCGCTACGCCCGCAAGGGCCAGGAGCGCATCGGAGAGATCTCCAACGTGCTCCAGGAGTCCTTCTCGGGGATCGAGGTGGTGAAGACCTTCCGGCGCGAGGGCGCCCAGGTGCGCCGGTTCGACGAAGAAGCCGAGAAGCTGCGCCGGGTGCACCTGAAGAGCGCGCGGGTCAACGAGGCCACGGCTCCCCTGATGGAGTTCCTGGGGGCCGCGGGGGCGGCCCTCATCATCTGGTACGGGGGCAGCCAGGTCCTGGCGGGTACGACCACCCCGGGGAGCTTCTTCAGCTTCCTCACCGCGCTCTTCCTCCTCTACGACCCCCTCAAGCGCGCCGGAAGCCTCAACAACTCCTTCCAGCAGGCCCTGGCGGCGGGGGAGCGGGTCTTTGGGGTCATGGACGAGCCCCCCGCCCCCTGCGAGCTCGGCGGGGGCCGGGAGCTCGGGGGCCCCGTGGAGGAAGTGTCCTTCGACGGGGTGCGGTTCGCCTACGAGGCCGGGGGGCCCGAGGTCCTCCAGGGGGTGAGCTTGCGGGCCGCCCGGGGGCAGGTGGTGGCCCTGGTGGGCCCCAGCGGCGGGGGCAAGTCCACCCTCCTCAAGCTCCTGCCCCGCTTCTACGACCCCACCGGAGGGACGGTGCGGATCAACGGCGTGGACCTGCGGGAGTACACCCTGGAGAGCCTGCGCGGCGCGGTGGCGGTGGTTACCCAGGACACCTTCCTCTTCCACGACACCGTGCGGCGAAACCTGCTGGTCGGGCGCCCCGATGCGACCGACGCCGAGGTGGAGGCCGCGGCCCGGGCGGCCCACGCCCACGGCTTCATCTCGGCCCTGCCCCAGGGGTACGAGACGCCGGTGGGGGAACGGGGCGACCTCTTGAGCGGAGGCCAGAAGCAGCGGCTGGCGATCGCCCGGGCGCTCCTCAAGGACGCGCCGATCCTGGTCCTCGACGAGGCCACCAGCGCGCTGGATTCCGAGTCGGAGCGGGAGGTGCAGGCGGCCCTGGAAGAGCTGATGAAGCGCCGCACCACCTTCGTCATCGCCCACCGCCTCTCGACCGTGCGCCACGCCGACCTCATCCTGGTCGTGCGCGAGGGCCGGGTGGTGGAGCAGGGCACCCACGAAGCGCTCCTGGCCCGCAGCGGGGAGTACGCGCGGCTGTGCGCCGCCCAGTTTCGGGGAGAGGGGGGCGGGGACCCCGATGGGTGAACGGACGCTGGCCCTGGCGGCGAGCCTGGGGCGGGGATACCTGCGGCTCCTCCAGGCCACGTGCCGCTTCCGGGAGGAAGGCGCCCGGGAGCCGGTGGCGGAGGCCCGGACCGCGGGCCCTCGACTCTGGGCGTTCTGGCACAACCGCCTCCTGGGGCCCCTGATTCCCTACCGCAACCAGGGGGCAGGAGTCGTGATCAGCCAGAGCCGCGACGGGGAGCTCATCACCCGCATCGTGGAGGGATTCGGGTACGTGGGGCTGCGGGGTTCCTCGAGCCGGGGGGGCTCCCAGGCACTTCGGGCGCTGCTGGCCCACCTGCGCTCCGGGCATGACGTGGCCTTCACCCCCGACGGTCCCCGGGGCCCGCGCTACACGGTGCAGCCGGGCCTCGCGTACCTGGCCGCCAAGACGGGGTGGCCCGTGGCCCCCGTGGGGGTGGCCTACTCCCGCAAGGCGGTCTTCCGCTCCTGGGACCGGTTCCAGCTGCCCCTGCCCTTTGCGACGGTGCTCCTCCACTTGGGGGAGCTCCTGTACCTGGCCGCGGGAACGCCGGAAGAGGAGGGCGCCGAGGCGATCCGCCGGGCCCTGGAGGCGGCCACCGCGGCGGCGGACGCCCGCCTGGGAGTGCACTCCCCGTGAGGTCCCCCCCACCCGCAACCGTCACCGGGCGCGCCGCCTACGCCGCCTACGCCGCCTACCAGACTGCCGGCTGGGCCGGGCTTACCCTGGGCTGGCCGCTGCTGCTGGCCAAGGCCCTCCGGGATCCCCGCTACCGGGTGGGGTGGGGGGAGCGGCTGGGGCGGTGGGGAGACGTGCCCGCCGGGGGACTCTGGGTGCACGGGGCGAGCGTAGGGGAGATGCGGGCCGCGGCCCCGTTGCTGCAAGCCCTCCGGGAAAGGGGCGTGTCCCTGGTGCTCAGCACCACGAGCCCCTCGGGCCGGGACGCAGCCCGGGCGCTTGCCGGAGCCCAGGGGGCAGCGCGGCTCCTGCCCCTGGACCTGGGCCCCCTGATGCGCCTGGCGCTGCGGGCGGCGCGCCCCCGGGCCCTGGTGTTGGTGGAGACCGAGCTCTGGCCGGCGCTGCTGCGCGGTGCGGCGCGAGCCGGGGTCCCCGCGCTCCTGGTGAACGCGCGCCTCTCGGACCGGGCCTTTCCCCGTTACCGGCGCGCGGCTCGGTGGCTCGCGCCGTACCTCGCGACCTTTCGTGCGGTGCTCGCCCAGTCGCCGGAGGATGCGCGCCGCTTCGGGGTCCTCGGGGTGCCCCAGGATCGGCTGACCCTGGGGGGCAACCTCAAGTACGACCTGCCGGCGCCCGACCCTTCGTCGCCGCCCGCCCGGGCCCTGCGCCGGAGCCAGGCGGCGGGGTGGCGGGTGGTGGTGGCCGGCTCGACCCACCCGGGGGAGGAAGAGGCCATGCTGTCTGCCGCGGGGGAACTGGCCGCCCGCGGGCTGCGGGTGGGCCTCGTGATGGCCCCGCGCCACCTGGAGCGCCTGACCGCCGTCGAGGCGGCCGTGACCGCGGCGGGCCGCACGGCGCGCCGGTGGAGCGCGCTCTCCGAGCCCCTGGAGGCCGGCATCCTGGGGGCCTTCGAGGCCGGGCAGGTGCTGGTGGTGGACGGGTACGGCCTCCTGGGCAGCCTCTACGGCGGAGCGGAGTGCGCC
Encoded here:
- a CDS encoding lipid-A-disaccharide synthase gives rise to the protein LAASGLPVEILEGRSQEVMERSRVCLVASGTATLECAQAGTPRVAVYRVTPLTYFLGRLLVQAPFIALPNLVAGREVVPELIQTGPEPVARAAAALLPEGPPRAAMLESLAAVRRALGPAGASDRAAQAVLEHLDHGSP
- a CDS encoding ABC transporter ATP-binding protein; this encodes MQLLRRLGAYFLPYWKHIAASLLCMAVVGATAGVTAWLVKPVLDDIFIRHDAWKLKILPVGLLALYLVKGGCRYLQSYLMRWVGENVVLRMRRDLLGSLQRRELAFYDRNPTGALIARVTNDVGLMQRAIPDLIQMLRQGFTVVGLLVVLFLRDWKLALVGVAVFPLAAYPVRRISTLMRRYARKGQERIGEISNVLQESFSGIEVVKTFRREGAQVRRFDEEAEKLRRVHLKSARVNEATAPLMEFLGAAGAALIIWYGGSQVLAGTTTPGSFFSFLTALFLLYDPLKRAGSLNNSFQQALAAGERVFGVMDEPPAPCELGGGRELGGPVEEVSFDGVRFAYEAGGPEVLQGVSLRAARGQVVALVGPSGGGKSTLLKLLPRFYDPTGGTVRINGVDLREYTLESLRGAVAVVTQDTFLFHDTVRRNLLVGRPDATDAEVEAAARAAHAHGFISALPQGYETPVGERGDLLSGGQKQRLAIARALLKDAPILVLDEATSALDSESEREVQAALEELMKRRTTFVIAHRLSTVRHADLILVVREGRVVEQGTHEALLARSGEYARLCAAQFRGEGGGDPDG
- a CDS encoding lysophospholipid acyltransferase family protein, with amino-acid sequence MGERTLALAASLGRGYLRLLQATCRFREEGAREPVAEARTAGPRLWAFWHNRLLGPLIPYRNQGAGVVISQSRDGELITRIVEGFGYVGLRGSSSRGGSQALRALLAHLRSGHDVAFTPDGPRGPRYTVQPGLAYLAAKTGWPVAPVGVAYSRKAVFRSWDRFQLPLPFATVLLHLGELLYLAAGTPEEEGAEAIRRALEAATAAADARLGVHSP
- a CDS encoding glycosyltransferase N-terminal domain-containing protein, with the protein product MRSPPPATVTGRAAYAAYAAYQTAGWAGLTLGWPLLLAKALRDPRYRVGWGERLGRWGDVPAGGLWVHGASVGEMRAAAPLLQALRERGVSLVLSTTSPSGRDAARALAGAQGAARLLPLDLGPLMRLALRAARPRALVLVETELWPALLRGAARAGVPALLVNARLSDRAFPRYRRAARWLAPYLATFRAVLAQSPEDARRFGVLGVPQDRLTLGGNLKYDLPAPDPSSPPARALRRSQAAGWRVVVAGSTHPGEEEAMLSAAGELAARGLRVGLVMAPRHLERLTAVEAAVTAAGRTARRWSALSEPLEAGILGAFEAGQVLVVDGYGLLGSLYGGAECAFVGGSLAPVGGHNLLEPLNWGVPALFGPHTENAREVRDEVLRRKLGAEVADAQDLARALEGYLTKDAARAAVRRGAADLFAANRGAVGRALGALEAAGALSPGGKR